The proteins below are encoded in one region of Styela clava chromosome 4, kaStyClav1.hap1.2, whole genome shotgun sequence:
- the LOC120326472 gene encoding fatty acid 2-hydroxylase-like, whose protein sequence is MPQFTKEDFEKISSDKQTLVIRNKKVYDISKFVSIHPGGSDVITKRHGKDVTTIMEKGTHKHSENAYRWLEQHYVGDLVDEKTEEVDKQAPSSDIVNWSKPVLWQVGHLGEKYHDWVDSPVDKSLRLFKSDFVEYFSSTSWYVIPIVWIPVILLLLLTTYWNYTEVLFFPNVQSLTFSCSIHVLPFAYIGGIFMWTFLEYALHRWLFHASPPVSSYWLITLHFLLHGQHHKVPFDKGRLVFPPVPASILGGMLYIILSGILPIPIRHTLLAGVLTGYVVYDLTHYYLHYGNPSKGSYFYNLRAYHVRHHFQSPELGFGISSRLWDYPFNTLIGKNKKAD, encoded by the coding sequence ATGCCACAATTTACGAAAgaagactttgaaaaaatttctagtGACAAACAGACATTGGTCATAAGAAACAAAAAGGTTTATGACATCTCGAAGTTTGTCAGTATACATCCTGGTGGCAGCGATGTAATCACAAAAAGGCATGGAAAAGATGTCACTACAATAATGGAAAAAGGTACACACAAGCATAGTGAAAATGCATACAGATGGTTAGAGCAACATTATGTTGGGGATTTAGTGGATGAGAAAACTGAAGAGGTGGATAAGCAAGCACCAAGCTCTGATATAGTTAACTGGTCAAAGCCGGTTTTGTGGCAAGTTGGAcatttgggagagaaatatcATGATTGGGTTGATAGTCCTGTTGATAAAAGTCTCAGACTGTTCAAAAGTGATTTTGTGGAATATTTTTCCAGTACTAGTTGGTATGTCATCCCGATTGTCTGGATACCAGTCATATTACTACTTCTTCTGACAACATATTGGAATTATACTGAAGTTTTGTTTTTCCCAAATGTTCAATCGCTAACTTTTTCATGTTCAATCCATGTTCTCCCATTTGCCTATATTGGAGGAATCTTCATGTGGACATTTTTAGAATATGCTTTACATAGATGGTTGTTTCATGCTAGTCCTCCAGTTTCTTCGTACTGGCTTATTACTCTTCATTTTCTTCTTCACGGACAGCACCATAAAGTTCCATTTGATAAAGGTCGTCTCGTCTTCCCCCCAGTGCCTGCATCAATTTTGGGCGGTATGCTTTATATTATACTCAGTGGCATCCTGCCCATACCCATACGTCACACTTTATTAGCTGGCGTTTTAACAGGGTATGTGGTTTACGATCTCACTCACTATTACTTGCATTATGGTAATCCATCGAAGGGAAGTTATTTTTACAATCTTCGGGCATATCACGTCAGACACCACTTTCAGTCTCCTGAACTTGGTTTTGGTATTTCAAGCAGGCTGTGGGATTACCCTTTCAACACACTTATTGGAAAGAATAAAAAAGCTGACTGA
- the LOC120325901 gene encoding sialate O-acetylesterase-like, whose product MVLQSEPLRAILWGYGMLGATVEVSLNVFDVYKTVVRESINGTGVWSVTFNLQMAGTRGTISASHKYNGAVETYFISNIIFGDVWICGGQSNMEFPLGHIFNSSATLKNVSMYHDIRIFTASQVTSPVPLYDMVDIAQAWAVPSAVNAQYFSAVCWLYAQNIYNKIKKPLGLISSNWGGTPVEAWSSPQALANCNLDKVNSYISMSPQSNSVLWNAMIHPLLNMTISGAIWYQGEQNAHYHRNTYNCSFPAMIKDWRKSWYKATKSQTKSQFPFGFVQLCTVAAPKETGRFPLIRWHQTSDYGYVPNKMMPNTFMAVTLDLPDPNSPYGSIHPRDKQDVGFRLATEALKYVYKVLVHDDGPFPVSATLKGSNILLQYKYPNLKVIGKTNFEICCSESRCDVSDLSPKGFAEWLPTVIIKYDEQFVTVQANKCSHFVKKIRYLWSSTPCEFKKCPIYDSMDFPASPFVMNVDTH is encoded by the coding sequence ATGGTACTTCAGTCTGAACCTCTTCGTGCAATTTTATGGGGATATGGCATGTTGGGTGCTACAGTAGAGGTTTCGTTGAATGTGTTTGATGTGTACAAAACTGTTGTTAGAGAAAGTATAAATGGTACTGGAGTATGGTCAGTTACTTTTAATCTGCAAATGGCTGGTACAAGAGGCACAATCTCGGCCAGTCACAAATATAATGGAGCAGTAGAAACATATTTCATTTCGAACATAATTTTTGGCGATGTTTGGATATGTGGTGGTCAGAGCAATATGGAATTTCCATTAGGTCATATATTTAACTCCAGTGCCACATTGAAAAATGTTTCTATGTATCATGATATTAGAATATTCACTGCTTCTCAAGTTACATCTCCTGTCCCATTGTATGACATGGTGGATATTGCGCAAGCTTGGGCTGTCCCTTCCGCAGTAAATGCACAATATTTTTCAGCAGTGTGCTGGTTATatgcacaaaatatatataacaaaataaagaaaccaTTGGGTCTAATATCCAGTAACTGGGGAGGTACACCTGTTGAAGCATGGTCATCACCACAAGCACTTGCGAACTGTAATTTGGATAAAGTAAATTCATATATAAGTATGTCTCCACAATCTAACAGTGTGTTATGGAATGCTATGATTCACCCATTGCTCAACATGACAATTTCAGGAGCAATATGGTATCAAGGCGAACAAAATGCTCATTATCATAgaaatacttacaactgttcaTTTCCTGCTATGATAAAAGATTGGAGGAAATCATGGTACAAGGCTACTAAATCTCAAACAAAATCTCAGTTCCCTTTTGGTTTTGTTCAATTGTGTACTGTGGCGGCACCAAAAGAAACAGGAAGATTTCCCTTAATTAGATGGCATCAGACTTCTGATTATGGATACGTTCCCAATAAAATGATGCCAAACACATTTATGGCAGTTACTCTGGACCTCCCTGATCCAAATTCACCATATGGTTCTATACATCCAAGAGATAAACAGGACGTTGGGTTTCGTTTAGCAACTGAGGCATTAAAGTatgtatacaaagttcttgttCATGATGATGGCCCATTTCCTGTCTCGGCAACTTTGAAAGGAAGCAACATACTGCTGCAATATAAATATCCAAATTTAAAAGTCATAggtaaaacaaattttgaaatatgttgCTCTGAAAGCAGATGTGATGTAAGCGATTTGTCACCTAAAGGTTTTGCTGAATGGCTCCCAACTGTGATTATTAAATATGATGAACAGTTCGTCACTGTACAGGCAAATAAGTGTTCTCACTTCGTGAAAAAAATAAGATATTTATGGTCTTCTACTCCATGTGAATTTAAAAAGTGCCCGATCTATGATTCAATGGATTTTCCTGCTTCTCCTTTTGTTATGAATGTTGACACACATTAG
- the LOC120326471 gene encoding armadillo repeat-containing protein 6-like translates to MFSRTYYCIRVNSLSVSKAMAETTVLKTISQETFDGVVQENIEEFEMPPEEALSDAIQQFKSQGVNINIIIKEVPQDGKHKVISLILSLSDKVKDDNWEKDSTKLLLLELADELSQDLSKRYQACKATNVTDVLFRCCTMSTEKSCHQLESFKAFSALVNGQPDEATNEHIQFFISNLRECQCASTAEVLCTIFMRISTMQEMNRQALVKCGIINILMQSMEKFIDHVNVVRECCEALRALTLDDDVRVPFGQSHEHSKLMVTEHDGLQRFVKALKEHHSDSTIAKEVTSTLSKLMVRNEYCQDFIDLQGFDVLKNMVICHTKNSGVIKQSIDLLQAISRNDDVKIYLMKNGVVDMLLPVLEKYIANPSICESSFAALTTVSLRNPTHSKIIIDSKLSPIIVQAMKVHGKHAGVQRESCMLIRNLVARTREYSPVFIDLGVEELIRSARKQHTSALDDQAKAALRDLDLDVDLKTPWVGAGHGVQR, encoded by the exons ATGTTCTCAAGAACCTATTATTGTATTAGAGTTAATAGTTTATCAGTCAGCAAGGCAATGGCTGAAACAACAGTTTTGAAAACAATATCTCAAGAGACATTTGATGGCGTTGTACAAGAAAATATAGAAGAGTTTGAAATGCCTCCCGAAGAGGCACTATCAGATGCAATTCAGCAGTTTAAATCTCAG GGGGTTAATATCAACATAATTATAAAAGAAGTTCCACAAGATGGGAAGCacaaagttatatcacttaTATTGTCTCTCTCAGATAAAGTAAAAGATGATAATTGGGAAAAAG ATTCAACAAAATTACTTTTACTGGAACTTGCTGATGAACTTTCACAGGATTTGTCGAAGAGATATCAAGCATGTAAAGCTACAAATGTGACAGATGTTTTGTTCCGGTGTTGCACTATGTCAACAGAAAAATCATGTCATCAGTTAG AATCTTTCAAGGCATTCTCCGCACTTGTTAATGGACAGCCAGATGAAGCTACTAACGAACATatacaatttttcatttcaaatttacgAG AATGTCAATGTGCATCTACTGCTGAAGTGTTGTGTACTATTTTCATGCGAATCAGCACAATGCAAGAGATGAATAGGCAAGCTCTTGTAAAATGTGGAATAATTAATATCTTGATGCAGTCTATGGAAAAATTCATTG ATCATGTGAATGTGGTGCGAGAATGTTGTGAAGCATTGCGCGCACTTACATTAGATGACGACGTGAGAGTACCATTCGGCCAGTCACATGAGCATTCAAAACTAATGGTCACAGAGCATGATGGTCTCCAGAGATTTGTTAAAGCGTTAAAAG AACATCATTCTGATTCTACTATTGCAAAAGAAGTTACATCAACACTATCAAAGCTCATGGTGCGCAATGAATATTGTCAAGACTTTATCGATCTTCAAGGATTTGATGTTCTGAAGAATATGGTTATAtgccatacaaaaaattca GGCGTCATCAAACAATCCATTGATTTACTACAAGCAATCAGTAGAAATGACGACGTTAAAATTTATCTGATGAAGAATGGAGTTGTGGATATGCTGTTACCGGTCTTGGAGAAATACATCGCTAACCCATCG atttgcGAGTCCAGTTTCGCAGCACTTACAACGGTATCGTTACGCAATCCAACACACAGTAAAATCATCATTGATTCAAAGTTATCACCAATTATTGTACAAGCTATGAAGGTACACGGAAAACACGCTGGTGTTCAG AGAGAGTCGTGTATGCTGATCAGAAACCTCGTTGCCAGAACTCGAGAATATTCTCCTGTATTTATCGATTTAGGGGTAGAAGAATTAATCAGAAGTGCGCGGAAGCAACATACATCCG CATTGGATGACCAAGCAAAAGCTGCATTGAGAGATCTGGACTTGGACGTCGATCTCAAAACACCATGGGTGGGTGCTGGACATGGAGTACAAAGATGA
- the LOC120326473 gene encoding uncharacterized protein LOC120326473 — MREDYTCFQLIGNDSSIKRMVASVYLNNAKKQEQTIRVCICDDLPHIVRECDESNRIDTARELLQADLSVSVNYERTLTVIASEITTTDEQICSIEPNYEVVIPPETIWAHGATVIVDFQVHMLKSNENASVQISIMSQDDGGNEIPLSVPPRAHLLWQPKNLAGVTKLREAWEVTGESEIQRKTWTTRQGPKPFTSNYNSLGHKSVTMPRHMQPNYAKVDTLVQRKMTRMQEVEAELKREEQKMKWEEERKRRADERKDSAMSSSHSDKYHIGSGSSASSIQDTDWNVIKDPRATIPTINGAYDSNGEPLPEWAKGLGEDFNYDDVVVV; from the exons ATGAGAGAAGATTACACTTGCTTTCAACTCATAGGAAATGACTCTAGCATCAAACGTATGGTCGCTTCCGTTTATTTAAACAACGCCAAAAAGCAAGAACAGACGATCCGG gtgtGTATATGCGATGATCTACCTCATATTGTGAGAGAATGCGACGAAAGTAACAGAATAGATACAGCACGCGAATTATTACAAGCTGATTTGTCGGTATCAGTAAATTACGAAAGAACTCTGACCGTAATTGCGTCCGAGATCACAACGACAGACGAACAAATCTGCTCGATAGAACCAAATTACGAAGTAGTTATCCCACCAGAGACAATATGGGCTCATGGGGCTACAGTTATAGTGGATTTCCAG GTACACATGTTGAAATCTAACGAAAATGCGTCTGTTCAAATATCAATCATGTCTCAAGATGATGGAGGGAACGAAATACCACTTAGTGTTCCTCCTAGAGCACATCTACTGTGGCAACCAAAGAATTTAGCTGGAGTAACAAAGCTCAGGGAAGCTTGGGAAGTAACAGGAGAATCGGAAATTCAACGAAAAACTTGGACAACTCGACAAGGCCCGAAGCCCTTTACTAGCAATTACAATAGCTTGGGGCATAAGTCAGTGACAATGCCAAGACATATGCAACCAAACTACGCCAAGGTGGATACATTAGTGCAAAGAAAAATGACCAGAATGCAAGAAGTTGAGGCAGAATTGAAGCGAGAGGAACAGAAGATGAAATGGGAAGAGGAAAGAAAACGACGAGCAGACGAACGGAAAGATTCTGCTATGAGCTCCTCACATAGTGATAAATACCACATAGGGAGTGGAAGTTCCGCTTCCTCCATACAGGATACAGACTGGAATGTTATTAAAGATCCCAGAGCAACCATACCAACAATCAACGGTGCATACGATAGTAACGGAGAACCATTGCCTGAATGGGCTAAAGGACTTGGCGAAGACTTTAATTATGATGACGTGGTTGTGGTGTGA